The genomic DNA CGGCAGGCATTCGGACAAGACACGTGAGCGCCGCTGGCACGTTGCGCTGGGCATGATCGTTGCCGCCATCGGCCTGGTAGCCGTGACATTCGTCCATACAAGCCTGCCCATTGCGCTGATTGTGCTGTCGATCACCGCACTGGGCGTTCTGACCGCGATGCCTCTGTTCTGGACGATCCCGACTTCCTATCTTTCCAGTTCCGGCTCGGCGGGAGGGATTGCCGTCATCAACAGTATCGGGCTGATCGGTGGCTTCGCCAGCCCATCCATGCTCGGTTGGGTGAAGACGACGACGGGGTCGCTGGACTACGGCCTGTACACCTTCGCGGCAGCCCTGGTAATCGGAGCTGTTCTCCTGCTCGCCGCCATGCCGCAGCGTTTGCTGCGAGAGGAAGTCCGGCACTGAATGCTTTCGACTCAGGGTTCAAGGCACAAGCAGTCATTGCGCCTTGGCCATGTACAACAATCCTTTGATGGAGTCCCTATGCGAATTCTGGTTCTCGGTGCTGGTGCGATCGGAGGCTACTACGGCGGCCGGCTGGTCCAGCAAGGTGCGGACGTCACCTTCCTTGTGCGCCCCGCGCGGCGCGCCATTCTCGAACGCGATGGCTTGAATATTCGCAGCCAATATGGCGATTTCCATGCGCCCGTGAAAACCGTCACGAAGGACGAACTAAGCGGCAACTGGGATGTCGTCCTGCTGACCAGCAAGGCCTACGATCTGGATTCCGCGATCGAAGCCATCCGCCCTGCCGTAGGCCCAAATACCGCCATCCTGCCGCTGCTGAACGGCATGGAGCACATCGACAAGCTCAACGCCGTATTCGGCGCCAACCGCGTGCTCGGCGGCCAGGCGAAAATCATCGTCACACTCGACAGTGATGGAACGATTCAGCATCTCAATGACTGGTGTTACATCAAGTTCGGCGAACAGTCCGGCGTCATGAGTGACCGCGTGCAAGCGCTGCAACGTGCGTTCCCCCAGGGCGGCGTGGTGGCGAGCGCCGTCCCCGACATCATGCGCAACCTTTGGGAGAAACTGGTCCACCTTTCCACGGTGGCCACCGTCACCACGCTCCTGCGCGCAAGCGTCGGAGAGATCGCCCGGGTGCCTGGTGGCACCGAACTCTTCTACCAGGTGCTTTCGATCCATGCCGAGGTCGCCACGCGAGAGGGATATCCGATGACCGAGGCATTCCTTGCGGAGTACCGCCAGTTGTTCGCCAACAAGGAATCGGCCTATGTCCCGTCGATATTGCGCGACCTGGAAAGGAAATCATCGATCGAAGGAGAGCACATTGTCGGTTACATGCTGGGCCACACCAGGGCACATGGGCTGGACGATACCGTGCACCGGATCTGCTGGATGAACTTGCAAGCGTACGAAGTGCGGCGGGCGACGGGAAGGCTCTGAGCCATCCCGAAGCGGCCCGTGCTGGCGAAGTGACGCCAACACGGCCTATGGTTTTGCGGCTGCCAACAACTAATTGGCCACAATTAACAATCATGATGCAGTTTGGCGGTATCATGGCAAGCATCTTTCCCGTTGCGGCAGACAGGATGGGCGGGCGTTTCCGGTATGGCGATGGAGCCCAGCCTGCCAGGACAAGCAAACATGAGTACTCGCGTTGAAATTGACAAGCGCAGCCTGGACCGACAGGCTGCCGACTGGATCCGGGACGCCATCTTTTCCGGTGATTTGGCGCCTGGCTCAAAGCTCACGGAAATCTCCCTTGCGACGCAAATCGGCCTTTCCCGCTCGACGGTTCGCGCAGGCATGCAGCGCCTGGCTACTGAAGGCCTGCTGATCCAGCACGCGTATACCGGATGGGAAGTCGTATCGCTTTCAGCAGAAGACGCGTGGGAACTCTATACACTGCGCAGTAACCTGGAAGGGATGGCCGCACGGCTAGCGGCCGCAAACATCGACAATGCCGGCCGCAAGCGACTACACGAGGCCCTGGCGGATCTGAAATCCGCCATCGCGGATATGGACCGCAGACGCATCGCTGAGGCCGACCTGGCCTTTCATAAGACCGTCGTTGCGCTGTCACGGCATCGTCGCCTCATCGTCCAGTATGGACTGATCAGCGATCCGGTCATGCTGTACATCCTGATGACCACAAAATTGATGGAATATTCCGAAGCCATCTATGCCGAGCATGAGCATATGGCCGCGGCAATCCTGCAGGGGGACACGACGGAAGCCGAGAAGCTTGCCCATGACTACGCACAGATGCACGGCGAACACCTAGTGAAGGTTCTGCGAACGCAAGGCGAGTCCCAGGAAGCCTGAGCGGGGGGCGACGCTGTAGGCAATTGCGTGAATGTGCCCAGACGACCGCGCGATGGATGCGTGGCGATCGTCCTGGTCGCACATATCAGCCAGCGCTGTTGTAGGTGGCATGGTGTGGCAACGAGAGCTCTTGTGAGCAACGGGCGACCAGCCCCTTTACTGCATCTGCGCTGCCTTGCGTTCCGCCAAGAGTTTCTGAATCTCCGCTTCCGTCTCCTTGTACTGTCCCTCGCCGTAGTGCTGATAGACGATGCGGCCGTTGGCATCGATCAGGTACGTAGCGGGCCAGTACTGGTTGCGGAACGCTGACCATGTTGCATACATGTTGTCCTGCGCCACGGGGTAACGGATGTCGAAGCGTTTGAGCGCTGCCTGCACGTTGTCCGTCGACTTCTCGAACGGAAACTCCGGCGTGTGCACGCCCACTACAACCAGTCCCTGATCCTTGTACTTGTCGTGCCACTGCTTGACGTACGGCAGCGTGTTCACGCAGTTGATGCACGAGTATGTCCAGAAATCCACCAGCACTACCTTGCCGCGCAGCTGCTGCATCGTCAGCGGTTCCGAATTAAGCCAGTGGTCGATGTTCGCGAACTCCGGGGCCTTGCCCTGATCGCCCACCTTGGGGCTCTCCGCAATGGCGCCGGTGCCGAAGGTATAGATCGCAGCAATGCCGGCTGCGGCCAGGATGGCACGAATAAGGTTACGCATGATTCAGGCTTCAGAGTTTGGATGTCTTGCCCCTCGTCCGCACGGCGAGCGAGGGGTGCAGGGATCAGACCAGCACGGTTTCGATATGGACGTTGCCATGCAGCGCCTTCGAGTACGGGCACGTACGGTGCGCGGTGTCTACTAGCGCCTGAGCCACCTCTCGTTCGATACCGGGGATATGCACGCGCAGGCGTGCCTGCAGGAAGTACTCGATGCCCGCAGTGCCCAGGTCCACTTCCGTATCCACGGACAAGTCTTCCGGTAGTTTGATCTTCTGCTTGCCTGCGGCCAGGCCGATGGCACCGATGAAGCATGCCGACCAGCCGGCGGCCAGCAGTTGCTCCGGGTTGGTGCCCTGCCCCTTGCTGCCCGGCGACGACAGTTCGATGTCGAGCCTGCCATCATCGCTTCGAGCCGTGCCATCGCGGCCGCCAGACGTGATGTGGACCTTGCCGGTGTACAGGACTTTCTCGATGCGGGTCATAATGCGCTCCTTCTACAGTTCAATGGGTGTTCAACAGCGGATTGACGAGGGTTGTGCGATGGGCGGCGATCAGGCATAGGCACCATCGAGGTACGGATCGACCGTGCGGGCCGGATCGGCCGACACACCGGTGCGATCCATGCCAGCGATGGTGCGGGCGCCGTCGTAGTACGGATCGACGGCGCGGGCCGGATCGGCCGACAGGCCGGTGCGGTCCATGCCAGCGATGGTGTGTGCGCCGTCGTAGTACGGGCTGCGCTGGTCCTGCACGGAACGTGCGCCTTCCGCGTACGGGTCGCGGGCGTCTGTCGCCGAATGGGCACCTTCACTGAATACATCGCGGGCATCCTGGACGGAGCGGGCGCCACCCAAGTACGGGTCACGGGCATCGAGGACGGAAGCCTCCGCGCCGGCAGCGGCGGCAACCAGGGCGACGGCGAGGACGAGGCGCTTGGCGTAGTTCTTGGACACGATCAGTTTCCTTTGCATTGATTGGTTTGAGAAATGCGGTTTGCGTTGTCAGCTATGGCGAAGCAGCGTTTTCGCTTCGTCGGTTGTGCGTTGCGCTGCCACGGAACGTATTTAAGACGGCTCACGTATCGCGCCCGTAGCGAAATACGGGCCGTAGTGTCAGGGAACGTATCGGTGCCGTCGGCTGATACAAATGCGTACAAAAAGGAAAGGAAACGGCGGCGAGGCGTCCCGGAATAGCCATGGGAAGGCACGGGAGAGCAGGAAAGTCGAGGCGAATAAGGCACACAGTGGCGCGAAAAGCAATATGGCCGCGCCAGAAGCTGGCGCGGCCATGCGGAAGCCGCGGTGGCCGAAATGGCTTGGGCGATGTCTCCCTTAGCCGATACGGATCTCGGCGATCAGCGCCGAACACGCCGCACCAGCAAAGACACCAGTTACGCTCAATTAGATGATTCGCCTGGTGGCCTCTCTGGGCGGATTCCTTGGGCGCAAGAGTGATGGCGAACCCGGCGCCAAAACGAGCTGGATCGGCATGCAGCGAACAATGGATCAGAAGCCAGCAGATTCGCTGGTAGCGCGAGTGCTAGCCCAACCCGGATGCAGTCTGCAGGAATAAATTCAGCGCGCGAAACTCGGCTTGCCCTCCGAGCCTGGCGCCGTCTCTGACGGCTGGTGCGGTAATGCAGTGCTTGAATCTGACACGCCATCCTTTCCCACCTCGAAGGCTTCCCACCCGCCGCCGAACGACGTGAACACCGCCACCAGCGCCAGCGCGGTGTCCTGCTGCGTCTGCGCCAGCTGGTCCTGCGCGGTCAGCAGGGACCGCTCTGAATCCAGCACGTCCAGGAAGCTGGCCGCGCCGTCCCGATAGCGCTGGCGCGCCAGCACCGCGGCGCGATCCGCCGCCTGCGCGTTGGATTCCAGCGAGCGCCGCCGCGCCAGTTGCCTGCCGTAGCCGTATAGCGAATTCTCGGCATCTTCGAGCGCGCCGAGCACGATTCGCTCGAAGCTCGCCAGGGCGCCCTGCTGCCGGGCGTCCGACGCCTGGATGCGTGCGCGCACGGTATGCAGGTCGAACAAGGCCCAGCGAATACCCGGCACGATCGTGAAGGTGTCATAGCGCGACTGCCCGATGCCCGAGAAAACCGGAGATACATAGCCCGCCAGCGCCGACACCGATATCTGCGGATAGAGATCGGCGGTTGCCACGCCGATATCGGCGGTAAATGCCGCCAGCGTCCGTTCCGCGACACGTACGTCGGGACGGCGTCGCAGCAGATCCCGGGGTGGCGGGATATTCAATGTGGGCGGCGTCTCGGGGATCGGCGCCGTTGCCAGCAGCGTCTCGTCGCGCTCCTCGGGAAAGCGGTCGGTCAGCACGGCCAGGCGGTTGCGGGACTGCTCGATTAGAATCTCAAGCAGCGGCACCGAAGCCATGGTGAAGTCGAACTGGGACTGCGCGCGCGCCACGTCCAGCGCATTCCCGCGCCCGGCCTCCAGGCGGTTCTGGGTGAGCTGCAGCGTCTCCTCTGGGTCTGCGCGTTCTGCACCGCTAGCAGGAAGCGCCGCTGCGAGCCGCGCAGCGTCACGTAGCTCCTGGCTACCTCCGCGATGAGGGAAACCTGGACATCGTGCAGGCTGGCCTCGCTCGCTTGCACGCGCGCCGCTGCCCCTTCCACCGAGCGGCGGGTACGTCCGACCACGTCGATTTCCCAGTTGGCGGTGGCGGCAACTGAATAGAAATTGCCGATCCGCGGCTGCCCCGGCGACAGCGTGGCCGTCGACTGCTCCTGTCGTTCGAACGAAGCCTCCACCTGGCCATGCGGGAAATAATCGTAGAAGAAGATCCGGTAGTCGGCCCGTGCCTCGTCGATACGGGCTTGCGCAATCCTGATCGAAGGGCTCCTGCGCACGGCTTGCTCGATCAGGCGGGTCAGCGTGGGGTCGCCGAGGCTATCCCACCAGCGGACCTCGGGCTGTCCGGCCACCGATGCATCTGGCGCGCTGATCAACAGCTCGGGCAATGGCGTGTCCGGCTGCTTGTAATCCGGGCCGACGGCGCAGCCGGGCAGGGCCGACACCAGCGCGCTGGCCAGCGCCAATGCGCAACCCGTGCGTCGCGCGCTAGCCATGACCACCCTCCTCCGCTGGCGCGGCAGGAACGGTTGGCGCCGAAGGCTTGCTGCGGCGAGCCGATAGCCGTCGTATCGCCACATACACCACCGGTGTCAGCACCAGGCTGAATATGGTCACCCCGATCATCCCCCCGAACACCCCGATGCCGAGCGCCTTGCGCATCTCTGCTCCGGCGCCTTTGGACGTTACCAGTGGCAGCACGCCAAAGATAAACGCAAAGGAAGTCATCAGGATCGGCCTTAGCCGCAGCTTGGCCGCCTCCACGGCAGCCTCGAACGTGGCCGTGCCGTCCTCCTCGAGCTGGCGGGCGAATTCCACGATGAGGATTGCATTCTTGGCGCCCAGCGCGAGCAGCACCAGGAAACCGATCTGCGTGAAGATATTGTTGTCTCCGCCCGCAAGCCACACCGCGCCGATCGACGCCAGCAGCGACAGCGGCGCGACCAGCACGATGGCAATCGGAATCGCCCAGCTTTCATACAAGGCCGCGAGCGCAAGGTAGACGATCAGCACGCTTAGCGGAAAGATGAACAGCGCGCTGTTGCCGGCCAGTTTTTCCTGCAGGGCCAGCTCGGTCCATTCGATGGAAAACCCGGCGGGCAGGTTTTCCTTGGCCAGCCGCTCGATCGCGGCAATGCCCTGGCCGCTGGAGGTCGTCGGCAGCGTCACCGCGTTGATATCGGCAGAGGTGTACATGTTGTAGTGGTTCACCACCTCGGGTCCGCTGTCCACGCGCGCCGTCACCAGCGTGCTCAGCGGTAGCATGTCGCCGCGCATATTGCGGGTACGGAGCTGGCCCACCTGCTCGGGCTCCATGCGGTATTCGGCGTCGGCCTGGAGGTAGACCCGGTAGTTGCGGCCGAACCGCGTGAAATCATTGACGTAAAGCGAGCCCAGGTAGGCCTGCAGCGAGTCGAAGACATTGGCGAGCGGCACGTCCTGGGACTTTGCCTTGGTGCGGTCCACGTCCAGGCGAATGGTGGGCACGCTGTTGCGGAAGGTGGTGAAGGCCCCCGCGAACCCCGGCTCGGTGGCGACCTTGCCGATCAGCCCGTCGGTGGCCTTCTGCAGCGCCTGCAGGCCCTCTGCGCCGCGGTCTTGCACCTGCAGCTTGAGGCCGCCGACATTGCCGATGCCGCTCACCGGCGGCGGCGGGAAGGCCGCGATAAAGGCGCCGGTAATTGTGGACAGCGTGCGCATTGCGTCGGCGCGGATGGCATCGGCGGACTGGGCCTTGCCCGCGCGGTTCTCGAACTCGCCCAGGATCGGGAACAGCACCCCGGCGCTGCTCGAATCGCTGAACCCGTTGAAGATGTCCACGCCGGCAAACATGGGCACCTTGATCACGCCCGGAATCTTCAGCAGCGCGTCGGATGCCTGGCGCATCAGTACCGATGTACGGTCCAGCGACGCGCCGTCCGGCAGCTTGACCGCGACGACGAAGTAGCCCTTATCCTGCGTCGGCACGAAGCCGTTGGGCACGGATTTAAAGCCAAGCGCGGTCAGCGCCACCAGCCCCAGATACAACACGGCGATCAACAGCGGCATGCGGATCAGCTTGCCGGAAAGGCTGCCATAACCGTTGCCCGCCTTGTCGAAGACTTTGTTGAAGCGGGTGAAGAACCAGCCGAACGCGCCGTCGATGCCGCGCTGGACGAAGTCTTTCTTGGCGCCGTGCGGGCGCAGCAGCATGGCTCCCAGGGCCGGTGCCAGGGTCAGCGAATTAAAGGCGGAAATCAGCTCGGCGACCGCCAGCGTGATGGCGAACTGCCGGTAGAACTCGCCGCTGATGCCGGTGATGAAAGCCGACGGCACGAACACGGCGGTGAGCACCACGGCAATGCCTATGACCGCCACGCCGACTTCGTCAACTGTCCGGTAAGCGGCTTGCTTGGCATCCATGCCCTCCGCCAGGTGCCGCTCCATGTTCTCCACCACCACGATGGAATCGTCCACCACGATGCCGATCGCCAGCACCAGGCCGAACAGCGTGAGGCTGTTAAGACCGAAGCCGAACGCGGCCATCGCGGCGAACGTGCCGACCAACGATACCGGCACGGCCAGCAGCGGGATCAGAGAGGCCCGCCAGGTCTGCAGGAACACCACCACCACCAGGACCACCAGCACGATGGCTTCCAGCAGGGTGTGGATCACGGCCTCGATGGATTGCTCGATAAAAGGAATCGTATCGTAGACGTCGTAGGCAATATCGTTTGGGAAGGCGGCCTTGAGCGATTCCATCTTGGCGATCATCGCCTTGTGCGTCTCGAGCGCATTGGCGCCCGGGGTGAAGTAGGTTGGAATGGCGATGGCGTTCTTGCCGGAGAACAGCGAGAACCGGCCGTAGTCCCTGGCCCCCAGCTCCACGCGCGCGACATCGCGCAGCCGCACCACCTGCCCGTCGGCGCCGGTCTTGAGCACGATGTCGGCGAACTCCGTGGCATCGGTGAGGCGGCCCTCCACCGTCAGCACCAGCTCGAAGCTATTGTCGGCCCTGGCCTTCGGCGCCTGGCCGAGCCGGCCCGCCGCCACCTGCACGTTTTGCTCGCGGATGGCGGTGGCCACGTCGGAGGGCGTCAGGTCCCGCGCGGAAACCTTGGCCGGATCGAGCCACACGCGGATGGAGTACTCCCGCGCGCCAAACAACTGCACATCGCCCACGCCCCGTATCCGCGCCAGTTCGTCGCGGATCTGCAGCAGCGCATAGTTGCTGAGGTAGGCAACGTCGTACGTACCCTTCGGCGAATAGAGGAAGAACACGGTGGCAAGGTCCGGCGAGCGCTTGCGCACGTCGATGCCCTGGCGCACCACTTCCGGCGGCAGCCGCGGCTGCGCCAGCGCGACGCGGTTCTGCACCAGCACCTGCGCACGGTCCACGTCGGTACCGGAGCGGAAAGTCACCGTGATGGTCAGGCCGCCGCTGTTGGTGGCCGTCGAGGACATGTACAGCATGTCTTCCACGCCGTTGACCTGCTCCTCGATCGGCTGCGCCACGGTCTCCGCGACAACCGAGGCATTGGCACCGGGATAGGACGTGGTAATGCTGACCGTCGGCGGCGCAATGTCGGGATACTGCGTGATTGGCAGGCGCAGCATCGCCACGATCCCGACCACCACCGTCATGATCGCGATGACCCAGGCAAACACGGGCCGATCGATGAAGAAATGGCCGAAGCGCATGGCCTCCCCTATTTGGCCTGGTCACCGGGGCCCGGCTGGGCAACGACCAGCTTGAGCGGCTGCATGGCGCCCTTGGTCGGGGTCACCTTGACGCCTGGCCTGGCACGCTGCAGGCCATCCACGATGACCAGGTCGTCCTTGCCCAGGCCCGAGCGGACAATGCGCAGGCCTTGGTTCATCGGCCCGATCTCTACCGGTTTCACGACCACGGTATTGCTGGCATCGACTGTGAAGACGATACGGCGCCCCAGGTCGGTCATCACCGCGCGGTCCTCGATCAGCAGCGCGGCGTACTCGCCGCTGCCCGGCAGCCTGATGCGGGCGAACATGCCCGGCGTGAGAATGCGGCCCGCCTTGTTCTCGAATACGCCGCGCGCCTTGATGGTGCCCGTGCCTGGGTCGATACGGTTATCGACAAAATCCATGACGCCTTCACGCGTGAACTCGGTCTCGTCGCCGAGCGCAAGCAGCACCTTCTTCTTGCCCTCCCGACCGCTCGTACGCGTGCCTGCCACCGCGAGCTTTTCATAGCGCAGGAAGGCGTTCTCGTCGGCATCGAATAAAACGTAGATGGGGTCCTGGCTGACGATCGTGGTCAGCAGGGTGCCATTGGCTAGGCCGCCGGTGATCAGGTTGCCCTGCGTGACCAGCGCCCGGCCCACGCGGCCCGTGATTGGCGCGCGCACCTGGGTGTACTCGTAGTTGAGCTGGGCCGAGCGCAGGCTCGCCCGGGCGGCGGCGAGGTTGGCCTCGCTCTGGTCCCTTTGCTTGCTGATGGTGTCGAATTCTTCCTGCGAGATGGCGTTGGTGGCCACGAGCCGCTCGCCGCGCTCCTGGTTGTTGCGCGCCAGCGCAAGGGCGGAAGTCGCGCGGCGTACTTCCGCGGCCAAGCGTTCCATCTCCACGCCGAACGGCTCGCGATCCAGCGTGACCAGCACATCGCCCTGCTTGACGATCTCGCCTTCGTGGAAATTGACTTTCTGCAGGTAGCCGGACACGCGGGCCCGTAGCTGGACCGTTTCTACCGCGTCCACACGGCCGTTGAACTCATCGAAGTCAACCACCGTCCGCCCGATCGGCTGCGCGACAGAGACCTTGGGTGCAGGCGGCGCCGGAGGTGGAGCCGCTTGCCGGGAGCACGAGGAAAGCGCACATCCCAAAAGAAGCAGCGGGATCCACGTACACACTACCGGCCGGCATCGCATGTCAGACTCCCGCAGCACAAAGGACAAGTCCTTCCCATTTGGCCGAAACGCCTTCCGGGATATCGTGATCCCCAAAGCGAGGGGAGAAACTATCTCTTCCTAAAACGATTGATCAGGGAGAGCCAAGGAGTGAGTAATCGGCCACGCGCCGTGCCGAAAGCGTTTCGACCCGTTCAAAACGGGATGTCTGTACCAACAATAGATTCTTCCCAACACTTCGTCAATACCAGCAGAAGTGGCGCTGTCCAAGCTTTTTCCCAGAAGCCGCTTCCTTAAGAGCCTTGTTTGAAGACTCAAGGATTCGCTGGCATCGCCTTGTCAGGGACAACAAGCTGCGTCCTGATGTGTCCGAGGCCATGGTCTATATCCCAATGGGAGGACTGCTGCTACGCAGAGTCGCCCATCCTCGTCGAGTACGCACCGATGCCGCGCAAGCCTGGGAGCGACATCAAGAGGTGCTCAAATCGCATGCCGATCCCAAGCCGGAAGGGTGCCGCGCTGTTGTCGTGTATCGCACTGTATCTTGCCGCGCCGGACCCACAGAACGGTACAACGTTCCCCTTTGGTGACACATTCACGATAGATGCGCGGCGTCAAATTGGGGGCATACCAGATCACTGGCCAAGCCTTCGAAAGAAACCCGATCATGACCCTGCTAATCCTTGCTTATCTGGGTGGCGCGCTTACCATCCTGAGCCCGTGCATTCTGCCCATACTCCCGTTCGTGCTCAGCCGCAGCGCAAAGCCGTTCCTGCGCGGCCGGCTGCCGATGCTGGCCGGTATGGCGTCGGCGTTTGCCGCCGTAGCCACGCTGGCATCCGTGGGGGCGCGTGGGCCGTGCGCGCCAACGAATACGGCCGCTACAGCGCACTGATATTGCTGGCGGCGTTCGGATTGTCGCTGCTGGTGCCAAGGCTGGCCGAAGCGCTCACGCACCCGGTCGTGGCACTGGGCAACCGGCTGGCCGGCAGTGGAAGCAGCGCCGACGCTTCGCCTTGGGCATCGCTGATGCTGGGCGTAGCCACGGGCATGCTGTGGGCGCCGTGCGCGGGCCCGATTCTCGGCATCGTGCTGACAACTGCAGCACTGCAAGGCGCAAGCGTGCAGAGTTCCCTGTTGCTGGTGGCCTATGCGGCGGGCGCGGCCACGTCGCTGGCAGCGGCGCTGGGCATTGGCGGCCGTCTGTTCGCGGCGATGAAACGCTCGATGGGCGTCGGCGAATGGCTACGCCGTGGGCTTGGCGTGGGCGTGCTCGGTGGCGTAGCCGCGATTGCGGTCGGCGCCGACACTGGCCTGTTGGCCCGTTTGTCCACGGGCGGCCCCGCACGGCTGGAACAGGCATTGGTCGAGAGGCTACACACGACCGCGCCGACGGCGCCCCGCTTGCCCACCACGCCCGTCCTTCAGGACGTCAACGATGCGCAGGTCGCTGGCGAGCCCATGCTGCTCGCCGCCAACGACATCACCGTGGGCTTTCCTGTCCGACTGCCGGTGGAAGGCCGACTGCCGTCGCTCGACGGTGCCGTGAAGTGGTTCAACACCGGGGCCGGCGCGGCGCCCGTGTCGCGCGATCAGTTGCAAGGCAAGGTCACGCTGGTCTATTTCTGGACGTATTCGTGCATCAACTGCATCCGCACGCTGCCCTATCTGCGCGCGTGGGCGGAGAAGTACAAGGACCAGGGTCTGACGGTGATCGGTGTACATACGCCCGAGTTCGCGTTCGAGAAGAACCCCGAGAACGTGCGCCGCGCGGTCGGAGACTTCAAGATCGGCTTCCCCGTGGCCGTGGACAGCGACTTCCGCATCTGGCGCGCCTTCAACAACAACTACTGGCCCGCCGCGTACTTCGTGGATGCGCGAGGAAATATCCGCCATCACCAATTCGGCGAAGGTGACTATGCCAACTCGGAGCGCGTGATTCAGTCCCTGCTGGCCGAAGCGGGCCGCCCGTTCTCGTCGCGCGACGTGGTGGTGCCAGACGCCGAGGGTGCGCAAGCCGCGCCCGACCTCCGGAACGTACGTTCAGGCGAAACCTATGTCGGCTACGCCCAGGCATCGGATTTCGCATCGCCAGGTGGAATTCGCCAGGACGCGTCACACGGCTACACCGTCGGCAACCTCGAACTGAACGAGTGGGGACTGAGGGGCCAGTGGACCGTCGGGGCCGAGCAGGCCACGCTCGATCGTGCC from Cupriavidus sp. D39 includes the following:
- a CDS encoding efflux RND transporter periplasmic adaptor subunit; the protein is MRCRPVVCTWIPLLLLGCALSSCSRQAAPPPAPPAPKVSVAQPIGRTVVDFDEFNGRVDAVETVQLRARVSGYLQKVNFHEGEIVKQGDVLVTLDREPFGVEMERLAAEVRRATSALALARNNQERGERLVATNAISQEEFDTISKQRDQSEANLAAARASLRSAQLNYEYTQVRAPITGRVGRALVTQGNLITGGLANGTLLTTIVSQDPIYVLFDADENAFLRYEKLAVAGTRTSGREGKKKVLLALGDETEFTREGVMDFVDNRIDPGTGTIKARGVFENKAGRILTPGMFARIRLPGSGEYAALLIEDRAVMTDLGRRIVFTVDASNTVVVKPVEIGPMNQGLRIVRSGLGKDDLVIVDGLQRARPGVKVTPTKGAMQPLKLVVAQPGPGDQAK